From the genome of Bacteroidia bacterium:
ATAATTACCACTCCGCACACGATGAGTGATTTTTATCGCAATACTTCTGAAACTATTTTAGGAGGCATGGAAAAAGTGCGTGTTGAATTAAAAAACGCAGGAATTCCAGTGCAATTGGAAGCAGCTTCCGAATATTATTTGGATTATGATTTTGAACAAAAAATAGAAAAAGAACCTTTGCTCACGTTCGGCAAAAAAAAATATTTGCTGTTCGAATTGTCGTTTATTAATCCGCCGGATAATTTATATCAAGCGATTTTTAACATGCAAATGAAAGGCTATAAACCTGTATTAGCACATCCGGAACGTTATAATTATTGGCATCGAAATTTTAGTAAATACGAAGACTTAATAGAGAAAGGTGTTTTGTTGCAAGTAAATTTATCTTCTTTGGCGGGATATTATTCTCCGGAGACAAAAAAAATTGCAGAGCAAATGATTGAAAAAAATATGATTTCATTGCTCGGAACCGATTGTCATCACGAACGACATGTTGCCGCAGCCAAAAATGCCTTGTACGAAAAATCACTGCATCAATTGGTGCAAAGTGGCTTATTGCTGAACAAGGAATTGTAACCCTCCTTCTCTTCGTGAATAATTGGAAATGGTAATTTGAGTTGAATGTGCAGATGAAAATTAAGAAAGCAGGAATGTTATTCTGGAATAATTTGGAATCTACGCGAAAGAAAATAACTCAAACATTTTCAGAAAGAAATTACTCCTTCAACTGCCGCGGACGATACT
Proteins encoded in this window:
- a CDS encoding CpsB/CapC family capsule biosynthesis tyrosine phosphatase yields the protein MGFFSNVFSKSTKTDTPVDLSQLGCDVHSHLIPGIDDGAQTMDDSINLIKELYHLGFKKIITTPHTMSDFYRNTSETILGGMEKVRVELKNAGIPVQLEAASEYYLDYDFEQKIEKEPLLTFGKKKYLLFELSFINPPDNLYQAIFNMQMKGYKPVLAHPERYNYWHRNFSKYEDLIEKGVLLQVNLSSLAGYYSPETKKIAEQMIEKNMISLLGTDCHHERHVAAAKNALYEKSLHQLVQSGLLLNKEL